The sequence ATGAACGAGAACGCTTCGTCCGACCCTGCCGCGGAGTTTCCCTCCCTCTGGTACGACATTGTCACTCGGTGGACCACCGGTAACGACCCGGCTTTCCCAGCGATATCCGCTGGTCGTAGGGGAGTAGTGCGGCAGCTTCGGCCGGTTACGCTGGTGGGATCTATCGCGGTGTTCACTGTCCCTACCCCTTGGGCTAAGAGCGAAGTGGAGGACCACCTCGCCATGCCAATCCAGAACGTCCTTCACCAGGAGCTGGGCCAGCCCATCAGCATCTCGGTGTCCGTCCAGGCCAACCCATCCGAGCCACAGCGATCGGCGCAGGATTTCACCAACCCCTCCGGTAGCTCCAATCCCTCCGAGTACGCGAACTCCAGCAACCCCCGTGACCCCCGCGACTCTCGTGATCTCCGTGGTTCCGGCCCCGGTACCCACACGGGCCCAGAGCAGTTCTCGCAGCCAACCCCAGATGCGGATGCTGCCGCCCAACACGCCAGCTACTACGAGGCGCGCCGTGGGGATGACGTCGAACCCTCCCCAACCCCGCCAGCCTGGCAACACCTGGCGAACCCCACCACGGCCAGCAGCAGGCCCGGTACTGATTCGACACATTCCCCGGCTCGCCGTGTCATCCGTACCCCCGGTACCCAGGAACCGGTCCGCGACGACGAGACCATGCTGAACCGGAAGTACACCTTCGATTCTTTTGTCATCGGCAGTTCCAACCAGTTCGCCCATGCCGCCTGCTGCGCAGTCGCCGAGGCCCCGGCACGTGCGTACAACCCCCTGTTCATCTGGGGCGAGTCAGGTTTGGGGAAGACGCACCTGCTCCACGCGATCGGCCACTACGCCCGGGAGCTGCAGCCCAACATGCGGGTCCAGTACGTCTCTAGCGAGGAGCTGACGAACAACTTCATCAACTCCATCGCCTCCAACACCCGCGAAGCCTTCAAGCGCCGCTACCGCAATCTGGACATGCTCATTGTGGATGACATCCAGTTTCTCCAGGGCAAAGAATCCACGCAGGAAGAGTTCTTCCACACCTTCAACGCCCTGCACCAGGCCAACAAGCAGATCGTGCTGAGCTCGGATCGGCCCCCGCGCCAGTTAACCACCTTGGAGGATCGGCTGCGCACCCGTTTCGAGGGGGGCCTCATCACGGATGTGCAAACCCCGGACTTGGATACCCGAATCGCCATCCTGACGAAGAAAGCTCATCTGGAGAACAAGGTCCTGCCAGAGGATGTAGCCACCTTTATCGCCACCCGCTACGAGACCTCCATCCGGGAACTGGAAGGTGCTCTCATCCGCGTGACCGCCTACTGCTCGCTGAGCCGCGTACCGGTCAGCGTGGAGGCTGCCGAGGTGGCGCTGCGCAACAACATGCCCACGGGCGGGGATGTTGTCATCTCCGCGCAGAACATCATCGAGACGGTGGCGGATTACTACACGCTCACCACCGAGGAGCTGCTGGGGAAGGGGCGAAGCCGAAAAGTGGCCCATGCCCGACAGGTCGCGATTTACCTTTGCCGGGAGCTAACCGATCTTTCGCTGCCGAAGCTGGGGGTAGAGTTCGGCGGGCGCGACCACTCGACCGTCCTCTACGCGGAACGGCGCATCCGCGAGTCCCTCAACGAAGATCGCAAGACTTTCGATGACGTCCAGCACCTCACGCAGAAGGTCAAGTCCCACTCGTAACTGCCGCCGGCCCATCCACTCGGAACTTGTGCGCGCAAATCCGGCGGGCGTGCGCTACCCCCGGGTTCGCCAGCTTTCCACCGTTGTCCACAGGAGATCCGGGGATAACTCACCTCATCTGTGGACAACTAGCCGGTCCATGAGCACCGACGAGCACAGTTATCCACATTTCCACAGGCTTTTCCACAGATGTAATTACAAAAGTGTTCTTCCGGGGGACCCACCCGCCGGGCCCACCTAAACTACACCTCAACCTCACCTTTAAGCCCAGGTTTGGGGAAAACCCACCCAAATCAGCGGACAAACCGGTGGATACGATGTGGACAACGCAATCCACGGCAACCTTCTCCCCAACCCCGCCCACTTATGCACAAGCGCCTCCACTGCCCGCCCACATCCCCCGCGGCACCCGGCACCTGCCAGAACGCCGGGTTTTCCACAGCTTGCACAACCCCTACTACCACTACTGTTCTTCCCCTAGGAGAAAAATAAACAGCACTAGGGCCTTTGGGATAAGGTGGATCATCGTCTACGAGGCACATCGCTCACCCCATCCCACGGCCGCGGACAAGGAGAACAACGCTCGCATGGACCAGACAGTCAGTTTCACGGTGCCGAAGGATGACCTCGCCTCGGCCCTTGCCTGGGTTGCTCGGTCCCTGCCGTCCAAGCCCACCCAGCCGATCCTGCGGGGTGTTCTTATTGACGCCACCGACAGCGGCCTGGTCTTAAGTGGCTTCGATCGGGAAGTATCCACGCGCGTGAAGATCAACGCGGAGGTCATGGAGACGGGCAGCCTCCTCGTCGCCGGCAAGTTGGCCTCCGACATTGTGGGATCCCTGCCCAACAAGCCGATCACCATGGAATACCAGGGATCCAAGGTCCTACTGACCTGCGGCTCCTCCCGGTTCGAACTTCCCCCGATGACCATCGAGGATTACCCGCCGCTGCCGGACCTGCCGGAGGTCACCGGCACCATCGACCCCCACCTGTTCCAGGAGGCCATCGGCCAAGTGGCCATCGCGGCGGGTAAGGATGACACGCTGCCCATGCTTACGGGCATCCGCATGGAAATCGACGGGGACAATGTGGTCCTCGCCGCCACCGATCGTTTCCGTCTGGCCGTGCGCACCTTCACATGGAACCCCTCCACCGCCGATGCCCAAGCTGAGCTGCTCATCCCGGCCCGCACGCTGGCAGATACAGCCCGCTCCATGGGCGTTCACGGTTCCGAACCGGTCTCCATCGCCGTGGGGGCCAGCGGCAACATCGGTCGGGAGGGCCTGCTTGGCATTTCCACCGAATCCCGGCACACCACCACCCGCCTGCTGGACGCGGACTTCCCGAAGTTCCGTCCGCTACTGCCTAAGACCCATACCTCTATGGCCTCCGTTGCCATCGAACCGCTGCAGGATGCCATCCGCCGCGTCTCCCTCGTGGCAGATCGCAATTCCCAGATCCGGATGAACTTCGAGCCCGGCGTTCTCACCCTGTCAGCGGGCGGCAGCGATGTCGGATCCGCCGAAGAACAGCTCGACTGCGGTTTCGCCGGGGAACCCCTAACCATCGCGTTTAACCCGACCTACCTCAAGGAAGGCCTCGCGGCGGTCCACTCCCAGCGAGTGGTGTTCGGGTTCACCCAGCCTTCCCGGCCCGCCATCCTTATCCCGGAACAGCCGGACCTTCCGGAAAGCGACGAGGAGGGAAACTTCCCCACTCCCGCTACGGAGTTCACGTACCTACTCATGCCCGTCCGTCTCCCGGGTTAACCGGGTTTCGACTCGACACAGCTTGCGACGTCTCCCGTGTACGTTCGTCACCTGCAGCTCACGGACTTTCGCTCCTGGCCAAACCTGGAGCTGGACCTCACGCCGGGGGTCACCGTGTTCTCCGGGCCCAACGGACATGGGAAGACGAACGTGGTGGAGGCGCTCGGGTACCTGGCGTCCCTAAGCTCCCACCGCGTCAACAGGGACGCCGCACTCGTGCGCGAAGGCCAGGACGTCGCCTCCGTCAGCGCGACCGCCGTGAACAACGGCCGGGAACTCACCGCTCACATCGCCATCAAGGCCCGCGGCGCCAATCGGGCTCACATCAACCGCACCGCGTTGAAGAGCGCCAGGGATGTTTTAGGCATTGTGCGTACCACCCTGTTCTCGCCGGAGGACCTCGCCCTCGTGCGAGGCGAGCCGGAACAACGGCGGCTCTTTCTGGACCAGATCATGGTGGCGCGCTATCCCCGCCTGGCCGGGATCCGCGCGGATTACGATAAGGCCCTGAAACAGCGCAACGCCCTGCTGCGAAACAATGCCGCTGAACTGCGGTTTCACGCGGAGTCCGGCATCGACCCGGAGGGTGCCAGCGCCATCGCGACCCTCGACGTGTGGGATGGGCAGCTCGCCTATCTCGGCGCGCAGCTCATGAGCGCCCGGGTGCAGATCGTGCACGACCTCAGCTCGCATGTCCTGGCCACGTATCAGCGCCTCGCGCCGGAATCCCGCCCGGCGCACCTGGCCTACACGTCCACGGTGGACGAGGAACTCGCACAGCTCGGGATCGAACTGGGCCGCAGCCACCCGGGGGAACCGACCGCCGTGCTCAGCCCGGATATCGCGGAAGCCGTCCTGCTGGAGGCCTTCTCCGCCCGCCGAGACCAGGAGATCGTGCGCGGAACCACGCTGCTCGGGCCCCACCGGGATGACGTGATCCTGCGGTTGGGCTCCCAGCCGGCGAAGGGTTATGCCAGCCACGGGGAATCTTGGTCCTACGCCTTGTCCCTGCGCCTGGCAGCGTTTTTCATGCAGCGCGGGGACGGCACGGAGCCTGTCGTTATCCTGGATGATGTCTTCGCGGAGCTAGACCGCTCCCGGCGGCAACGGCTAGTAGAGCTAGTCCAGGAGGCCGAACAGGTGCTCATCACCGCTGCGGTCGACGAGGACATCCCCGCCGAACTGCGCCACGTCGCCACCCTTCACACCGTCGAGGCCCGCGAGACCCCGGATGGCCGCATATCGTTGGTGGATTCCGCCGATGACAAACCAGGGGGAAGAGGTGAGGTCCAGTGACCGATGCGGTCGAACCTGCGGGTAGCGGGATTGGGGACGCCACCTATATCAGCGATCCAATACTGCGCGCCGCCAGCGCCCTACGTTTTGCCGGCGGGAAGGGACCAGCACTCCCGCCACAGCCAACGCCCGCGGCCCAGACGGGAGGAGGGGCGCTACCGGCATCCGAAGTTTCCCGCGGTGCTCGCGCCGCTGGTGGAAGTCCTGGGCGCCTACGGGCTCGGGCGGGCGTACGCCGGTATCGGCGTACCCGACTGGATGGCCGGGAGGACCGCAGTTACCGTGACCCGGCCCCCGCCGGGTCGGTATTAAGTCGGGAAATTCGCCGCCACGGCTGGCAGCACAACATCGCCGCCGGTCGGCTGGTCCAGGACTGGTCCAGCATCGTCGGCCCGGAGGTCGCGGCACATACTCATGTCCTCGCCTATCACGAGGAGCAACGGGAGCTCATCGTGCAGTGCGATTCGACCCCGTGGGCCACCCAGTTGCGCTACATGGCGCCGATGGTGCTGGCAAGTATTGCGGAGACCGTGGGTTCCGGTGTGGTGGAACACCTGCAGATCAACAACCCCAACTACGGGCCGAAGAGCACCGGCCGGTTGCGGTGGCAGGGCCGCGGTAAGCGGGATGACTGGGGCTGATTCGGTACCCCGGATGGGGCCCAGGGCAGGGTAGACTAGTGGGGTTCATCGGCCGACCTATGCGGGCGGCCAACCTGGGACGCGAAGGAGTATGACCCACAGTGGGTGCACAAGAGCTCAAGAACAACTACGGCGCAGAGTCCATCACCATCCTCGAGGGACTGGAGGCCGTACGTAAGCGCCCCGGTATGTACATCGGCTCCACGGGGGAACGGGGCCTGCACCACCTCATCTGGGAGGTTGTGGACAACTCGGTGGACGAGGCCATGGCCGGTTATGCCACGGAGGTCAACGTCACCTTGCTGGAGGACGGCGGGGTGGAAGTGGTCGACAACGGCCGCGGCATTCCGGTGGAGAAGCACCCCTCTGGCCCGCCGACCGTGCAGGTCGTTATGACCCAGCTCCACGCCGGTGGCAAGTTCGATTCGGACTCGTACGCGGTTTCCGGCGGCCTGCACGGGGTGGGTATCTCCGTGGTGAACGCCCTGTCCACCCGGGTGGAGACGGAGATTAAGCGCGATGGGTACTTGTGGCGCCAGGTGTTCGTGGCGTCCATCCCCGAAGAGCTCGAGCGCGTCAAGAAGGCACGCGGCACCGGGACGAAACAGCGCTTCTGGGCAGACCCCGAAATCTTCGAAACAACCACCTACGACTTCGATACGGTGGCCCGCCGCCTGCAGGAGATGGCCTTCCTCAACAAGGGGCTGACCATCACGCTAACGGATCTGCGCCCGAACGCCTTCGAAAAGGACGAGCTGGAGGAAGTCGGCGCCAACGAGGAGGCCGCCACCCCCAAGTCTGCGGAGGAAAAGGCCGCCGAGCAGGAGCGGAAGAAGGGCCCGAAGGAGGTCACGTACCACTACCCCAACGGGTTGAAGGACTACGTGAACCACATCAACCGGCGTAAGACCCCAATCCACCCCACGATCGTGGACCTGGAGGCCAAGGGCACCGACCACGAGGTGGAGATCGCCCTCCAGTGGAACAACTCCTACAACCAGTCGGTGCACACCTTCGCCAACACCATCAACACCATTGAGGGTGGAACCCACGAAGAAGGATTCCGTGCGGCCCTAACCTCCCTGATGAACCGCTACGCACGGGATCACAAGCTGCTCAAGGAAAAGGATGCGAAGCTCAGCGGCGAGGACGTCCGAGAGGGCCTGGCCGCCGTGATCTCCGTGCGCGTGGGGGACCCCCAGTTCGAGGGCCAGACGAAGACCAAGCTGGGCAACACCGAGATCAAGGGGTTCGTGCAGCGGGCGGTCAACGAGCACCTTTCCGATTGGCTGGATGCCAACCCCGCCGAGGCGAAGGCCATCGTGAACAAGGCCGTGTCCAGTGCCCAGGCACGGGCGGCGGCGCGGCGGGCCCGGGACCTCGTGCGCCGGAAGTCCGCATCCGATCTGGGTGGCCTGCCCGGAAAGCTGGCTGACTGCCGCTCGAAGGATCCGAAGAAGTCCGAGCTGTACATCGTGGAGGGCGATTCCGCCGGTGGCTCCGCGAAGTCCGGGCGGGACTCCATGTTCCAGGCGATCCTGCCCCTGCGCGGCAAGATCCTCAACGTGGAGAAGGCCCGCATGGACAAGGTGTTGAAGAACGCTGAGGTGCAGGCCATCATCACGGCACTTGGCACCGGTATCCACGATGAGTTCGATATCTCCAAGCTGCGCTACCACAAGATCGTGCTCATGGCGGACGCGGACGTAGACGGTCAGCACATCGCGACGCTGCTGCTCACGCTGCTATTCCGGTTCATGCGGCCCCTCGTGGAGGAGGGCCACGTCTACCTGGCCCAACCGCCGCTGTACAAGTTGAAGTGGGCCAAGGGGGAGCCGGGCTTCGCCTTCACGGACCGCGAGCGGGATGCCCAGCTCAAGGAGGGGCTGGAGCAGAACCGGAAGATCAACAAGGACGACGGGATCCAGCGCTACAAGGGGTTGGGTGAGATGAATGCCAAGGAGCTGTGGGAGACCACGATGGATCCGGCGACCCGAACCCTGCGCCTGGTGACCCTGGAGGACGCGGCCGCCGCCGACGAGCTGTTCAGCATCCTCATGGGCGATGACGTGGTCGCCCGCCGGAGCTTTATCACCCGCAACGCCAGGGACGTGCGCTTCCTCGACGTCTAGGGCTGCACGCCTAGACTTCCTCCGCCCGCCGCGCCACGCTTAGGGGATCCTGCCACAGTCGATGCAGGGCAACCGCGGTCGCGGCCCGGTGCACCGGGCCCCGAGGGGCGATCTCCAGGGTCACTTCCGGGTGATCGGCTTCGAGGATCCCGCGAATGCGGGTGGCGGCCAGGGGATCGGCGGTGAAGGCTTCCCCGGCGAGCACGACCCGATGGGGGTCCAGGGTGTCCAAGGCACTGGAGAGCCCTTCGGCCAGCAACCGGGCGCGGGCGTCCAACAGTTCGCGCGCTGCGGGCTTGGTAGAGCGGGCCAGGTCAGCGACACTTTGTGCGGACAGCCCGCGATGGCGGGCCGCGGAGAGAATGCTGCTCGCGCTAAGCGGGTGGGCCCCCACTGGGCAGGTTCCGGCGAACAGGCTGCCCCGCCCCAGGGTGTCATACACGATGGGGCTGGATCCGGTCTTCGGCCGGTGGACAGTGCCCCCCATCATCCAGGCGTGGCTGATGAGCTCCCGGGCGTAGCAATACAGGGTCGAGGCACAGGGTGGCGCTGCCGCCGTGATCGGATCCGTGCAGGTCAGCAGATCGCATCCGGCCAAGGCCTGCACGCCGCCGCTGATGCCCACATCCTTGTGCAGGTAGGACCGCAACAGCGGCAGGGCGGGTTGTTCCTCCCAGCCATAAGCGCTGGAGGTGACGGTGCCATCGGGGCGCACGGCGGCGGAGAAGGCGACGCCCGCGCCAGCGATGCGCGTGCCGGGTGGCGCCAGGGATCGCAGGGAGTGGCCGATAGC comes from Corynebacterium heidelbergense and encodes:
- a CDS encoding DUF721 domain-containing protein; translation: MTDAVEPAGSGIGDATYISDPILRAASALRFAGGKGPALPPQPTPAAQTGGGALPASEVSRGARAAGGSPGRLRARAGVRRYRRTRLDGREDRSYRDPAPAGSVLSREIRRHGWQHNIAAGRLVQDWSSIVGPEVAAHTHVLAYHEEQRELIVQCDSTPWATQLRYMAPMVLASIAETVGSGVVEHLQINNPNYGPKSTGRLRWQGRGKRDDWG
- the gyrB gene encoding DNA topoisomerase (ATP-hydrolyzing) subunit B; the encoded protein is MGAQELKNNYGAESITILEGLEAVRKRPGMYIGSTGERGLHHLIWEVVDNSVDEAMAGYATEVNVTLLEDGGVEVVDNGRGIPVEKHPSGPPTVQVVMTQLHAGGKFDSDSYAVSGGLHGVGISVVNALSTRVETEIKRDGYLWRQVFVASIPEELERVKKARGTGTKQRFWADPEIFETTTYDFDTVARRLQEMAFLNKGLTITLTDLRPNAFEKDELEEVGANEEAATPKSAEEKAAEQERKKGPKEVTYHYPNGLKDYVNHINRRKTPIHPTIVDLEAKGTDHEVEIALQWNNSYNQSVHTFANTINTIEGGTHEEGFRAALTSLMNRYARDHKLLKEKDAKLSGEDVREGLAAVISVRVGDPQFEGQTKTKLGNTEIKGFVQRAVNEHLSDWLDANPAEAKAIVNKAVSSAQARAAARRARDLVRRKSASDLGGLPGKLADCRSKDPKKSELYIVEGDSAGGSAKSGRDSMFQAILPLRGKILNVEKARMDKVLKNAEVQAIITALGTGIHDEFDISKLRYHKIVLMADADVDGQHIATLLLTLLFRFMRPLVEEGHVYLAQPPLYKLKWAKGEPGFAFTDRERDAQLKEGLEQNRKINKDDGIQRYKGLGEMNAKELWETTMDPATRTLRLVTLEDAAAADELFSILMGDDVVARRSFITRNARDVRFLDV
- the recF gene encoding DNA replication/repair protein RecF (All proteins in this family for which functions are known are DNA-binding proteins that assist the filamentation of RecA onto DNA for the initiation of recombination or recombinational repair.), with the translated sequence MYVRHLQLTDFRSWPNLELDLTPGVTVFSGPNGHGKTNVVEALGYLASLSSHRVNRDAALVREGQDVASVSATAVNNGRELTAHIAIKARGANRAHINRTALKSARDVLGIVRTTLFSPEDLALVRGEPEQRRLFLDQIMVARYPRLAGIRADYDKALKQRNALLRNNAAELRFHAESGIDPEGASAIATLDVWDGQLAYLGAQLMSARVQIVHDLSSHVLATYQRLAPESRPAHLAYTSTVDEELAQLGIELGRSHPGEPTAVLSPDIAEAVLLEAFSARRDQEIVRGTTLLGPHRDDVILRLGSQPAKGYASHGESWSYALSLRLAAFFMQRGDGTEPVVILDDVFAELDRSRRQRLVELVQEAEQVLITAAVDEDIPAELRHVATLHTVEARETPDGRISLVDSADDKPGGRGEVQ
- the dnaN gene encoding DNA polymerase III subunit beta: MDQTVSFTVPKDDLASALAWVARSLPSKPTQPILRGVLIDATDSGLVLSGFDREVSTRVKINAEVMETGSLLVAGKLASDIVGSLPNKPITMEYQGSKVLLTCGSSRFELPPMTIEDYPPLPDLPEVTGTIDPHLFQEAIGQVAIAAGKDDTLPMLTGIRMEIDGDNVVLAATDRFRLAVRTFTWNPSTADAQAELLIPARTLADTARSMGVHGSEPVSIAVGASGNIGREGLLGISTESRHTTTRLLDADFPKFRPLLPKTHTSMASVAIEPLQDAIRRVSLVADRNSQIRMNFEPGVLTLSAGGSDVGSAEEQLDCGFAGEPLTIAFNPTYLKEGLAAVHSQRVVFGFTQPSRPAILIPEQPDLPESDEEGNFPTPATEFTYLLMPVRLPG
- the dnaA gene encoding chromosomal replication initiator protein DnaA, yielding MNENASSDPAAEFPSLWYDIVTRWTTGNDPAFPAISAGRRGVVRQLRPVTLVGSIAVFTVPTPWAKSEVEDHLAMPIQNVLHQELGQPISISVSVQANPSEPQRSAQDFTNPSGSSNPSEYANSSNPRDPRDSRDLRGSGPGTHTGPEQFSQPTPDADAAAQHASYYEARRGDDVEPSPTPPAWQHLANPTTASSRPGTDSTHSPARRVIRTPGTQEPVRDDETMLNRKYTFDSFVIGSSNQFAHAACCAVAEAPARAYNPLFIWGESGLGKTHLLHAIGHYARELQPNMRVQYVSSEELTNNFINSIASNTREAFKRRYRNLDMLIVDDIQFLQGKESTQEEFFHTFNALHQANKQIVLSSDRPPRQLTTLEDRLRTRFEGGLITDVQTPDLDTRIAILTKKAHLENKVLPEDVATFIATRYETSIRELEGALIRVTAYCSLSRVPVSVEAAEVALRNNMPTGGDVVISAQNIIETVADYYTLTTEELLGKGRSRKVAHARQVAIYLCRELTDLSLPKLGVEFGGRDHSTVLYAERRIRESLNEDRKTFDDVQHLTQKVKSHS
- a CDS encoding ROK family protein, whose product is MTIAFALPTDPTARCFQLIRAARPDPADAAIAPPTVTRALLQRQLGLSQPSVTRLVTALIEAGLVVQDKHLPPSLPSATTPGSRGGRRTATLIPHNPGLVALGAHIGARSTLLLAVDPTGTVLAQRQVNFDVSSTPAADTLEAIGHSLRSLAPPGTRIAGAGVAFSAAVRPDGTVTSSAYGWEEQPALPLLRSYLHKDVGISGGVQALAGCDLLTCTDPITAAAPPCASTLYCYARELISHAWMMGGTVHRPKTGSSPIVYDTLGRGSLFAGTCPVGAHPLSASSILSAARHRGLSAQSVADLARSTKPAARELLDARARLLAEGLSSALDTLDPHRVVLAGEAFTADPLAATRIRGILEADHPEVTLEIAPRGPVHRAATAVALHRLWQDPLSVARRAEEV